GTATTTGCGGCTTACTATCCTGAATGGTTAAGCTTAGGTAAAACATCAGGCAACTACTTATCTGTACCTGAATACCCAATTGATGCAGATAACTCTAAATTCATGTTGAAAGGTGGTTATATCGAAAACGGCGATTTATCAACTTTCCGTGCAATCGACCAACAAAAAGATGAGTTCGTTGTAAAAGGCATTAAAGAGAGTGGTAAACATGCTTGGTACGAAGATGATGAGCCATTAGAACCTTGGGCTGGCTTAACTCGCCCGAAATATACCGGCTGGCAAGATGATGGTAAATACTCTTGGGTAAAAGCACCAACCTTCTACGGTAAAGTTGTCGAAGTTGGTCCTCTCGCCTATTTAATGTGTGGTTTGGCTGCGAATGACACGCCAACTGTCAACCACTTCAATGAATTAAAAGGCATTTATGAAAAATTGACTGGTAACACGTTAACCACCGATCAATTACATTCTACCCTTGGACGTATTATCGGTCGTACAGTGCATTGCTGTGCGATCAACGACATTTTAAGCGCTCAATGGCAAATGCTCATTGATAATATCGCTAAAGGTGATATGACGGCGTATATCAAAACAGATATTCCAGCAAGCGGTGAATTCCGTGGTGTTGGTTTCGGTGAAGTACCACGTGGTATGCTTTCTCACTGGGTTGTCATCAAAGACGGTCGCATTGAAAACTACCAAGCAGTTGTACCATCTACATGGAATGCAGGTCCACGTAACGAACAAGACCAAATGGGCCCTTATGAGCTTTCCATTATTGGTACACCGGTGGCAGATCCAACTAAACCGTTAGAAGTGGTCAGAACCATTCACTCTTTCGACCCTTGTATGTCCTGTGCCGTGCATGTCGTTAATACCGAAAGCGGTGAAGTGACTGAAGTGAAGGTGTTGTAATGAAGCCATTAATTCTTGGCGTTGGCAATATTTTGTTAAGCGATGAAGGTGTCGGTGTGCGTGTTGTGCAGGAGCTTGAAAAACGCCCTGAAATTCAACCGCACTTTGACGTCATCGATGGTGGTACTTGTGGCATGGAATTACTGGATGCGATGGCAAATCGCGAGCATTTGATTATTGTCGATGCCGTGCTTGCTAATAAACAGCCAGGTGAGATTGTCGTGTTACATGACGAGCAAGTACCAACCTTTTTCTCTCGTAAAATTTCGCCACACCAACTCGGCATTTGTGATGTACTTTCTGCAATGAAATTAACGGACGAATTTCCCAAACACCTTTGTCTCATCGGCATCCAACCAGAGTCGCTAGAGTCTGGAATTGGTTTAACGGAAACGATAAAAAACGTGTTGCCAAAGGTTTTTGAAACGTTAAATCAAGTCATTAAGGAATACGGCTTAAATCTAGATTCCCCTCTTTAGAAAAGAGGGACTGGGGGAGATTTGACTTAATTAATCGAGACAAGTGTTAAATCTCCCCTAACCCCTCTTTACAAAAGAGGGGAATTTTCTTTAAGGTTTCGCCAGAATTCTTTAATCTTATTAATATTGAAAAATAAACCATGTATAGACACGAAAAAACACCTGAAAACTCTACCGCACTTTTAACCTCTGTTACTGGCTTTGAAGAAAACCCAACGGAGATTTTCCTTGCCGAAATGCAAAACATTGTACCTGAAATGCAAGATCTCCCTTTTTATCACAAAGGCGTCGAATGTTTCTGCCCTAAATTTGTTTTATTCGAAGACCAATGGATTGGCACAGTATTAACCCCGTGGATGATGAGTGTGGTGATTCTACCTGGCCCTCAACAACAATGGGAACCACGTGAATTAGGTGATAAACTCACTGTACAACTACCGTACAAAGCACTCACTTTCACCGTTAGTAGTGTTGAAAATGTACCGCAATATTTAAGTTGCTCTTTACATTCACCACTCGACCCGAATCTGACTAACGAACAAGCGGTTCAACTTACACAAGATTGTTTGCGTATGGTTTTATCCATCCCAACCGCACAGCCGACATTTAATTCTGATCGCCGTAATCTATTTAAGGCCATGATCAAATAAATGTTATCTGCAAACAGTTAATAAAAATGGGCAAAGTAAAATAACTTACTTTGCCCATTTTGCTTTGCATCCCGCACAAAGTGCGGTCAATTTTTGCTTAATTTTTCACATTAATACAGCACACGTGCTTTAATTGTGCCTTCAATCTCACGGAGTTTGGCTAACAATGGTGATGCATCATCTGTTTCAACATCTATCACAACATAACCAATTTTCGGATCGGTTTGCAGATATTGCGCTGCAATATTGAGATTGGCTTCGACGAAAATTTGGTTCAGTTTGTTTAATACACCTGGGCGGTTTTCGTGAATGTGAAGTAAACGTTTTGCACTGACGTGTTCTGGTAAAGAAACTTCTGGGAAATTCACGGAAGAAAGAGTTGAGCCGTTATCTGAATATTTCACAAATTTACCCGCGACTTCAAAACCAATGTTTTCTTGTGCTTCCGCGGTTGAACCACCGATATGCGGGGTTAAAATCACATTATCGAATTTACGTAATGGAGAAATAAACTCTTCATTGATTGAAGCAGGTTCAACAGGGAATACGTCAACCGCTGCACCACGAACTTTACCTTGCTCAAGCGCAGCTGCTAAAGCATCAATATCCACTACCGTACCACGTGCTGCATTGATTAAAATAGAATCTTGTTTTAATTGTGCAATACGTTCAGCACTCATTAAATTACGAGTTGAAGGTAAATCTGGTACATGAAGCGAAATCACATCACAAGAGCCCAATAACTCTTCAAGTGTATGTAATTGTTTTGCATTACCCAATGGTAATTTATTTTCAATATCGTAGAAATATACTTCCATCCCTAGAGATTCCGCAATAATACTTAATTGCGAACCGATATGGCCGTAACCCACAATACCGAGTTTTTTACCACGCACTTCATGAGACCCCACTGCCGATTTATTCCATAAACCACGATGCACATCTGCATTCGCTTGAGGAATATTGCGCATTAAGAGCAAAATCTCACCCAACACTAATTCAGCTACAGAACGTGTATTGGAGAACGGTGCATTAAATACTGGAATCCCACGCATTTTTGCTGCATTAAGATCCACTTGGTTGGTACCGATACAGAAACAGCCAATAGCAATAAGCTTCGGTGCAGCTTCAATCATTTCTGCAGTTAATTGGGTACGTGAACGTAAGCCAATAAAATGCGCATCTTTAATCGCTTCTTTTAGCTCATCACCATCTAAAGCTTTTTTGTAAAAGTCGATATTAGTGTAGCCCGCCGCATGCAAGGTATCTAATGCACTTTGGTGCACGCCTTCTAATAGCACAAATTTAATTTTTGATTTGTCGAGTGAGACTTTGTTTGTCATGTTTGCTTCCTTATTTTTATTAATCAATAATTTTTGCGCCGTCTGGTGTACCAACAATCACAATATCCGCCCCACGTAAGGCAAAAATACCATTTGTTACCACACCGGCTATGTTATTCAATTCTTTTTCCATTTCCACAGGATTTAAAATGGCGAAGTTATGTACATCTAAAATCACGTTACCGTTATCAGTCACCACGCCTTCACGATATTCTGGCGCGCCACCAAAAGAAACTAATTTACGACCAACTTGTGAACGAGCCATTGGAATCACTTCTACTGGCAATGGGAATGTGCTGCCTAACACATCCACTTGTTTACTAGAATCCACGATACAAATAAATTTTTTCGCTAAAGCGGCCACAATTTTTTCGCGCGTCAGAGCCGCACCGCCGCCTTTGATCATCATTTTTTGTGGATTGATTTCATCTGCGCCATCCACATAAATATCTAAACTGGATACATCGTTAGCACTAAACACTTCAATGCCCTGTTTACGTAATAATTCTTCTGAGGCTTTAGATGCCGCTACCGCGCCTTGAATTTGATCTTTTAATTCTCCTAAGGCTTCAATAAAACAATTCACTGTTGAACCACTTCCCACGCCAACAATGGTATCGGGCTTAACATATTTTAACGCCGCACGTGCCGCTAATTTTTTCATTTCTAATTGGTCCATTTTTCTCTCCCTTTTAAATCGTGGATACAACGTAAACGTTTGCTTTACTTTAATACGACACTATTAAATAAACAAGTGTAAAAATTTATTCATGATGATGAAAAAATTTTATTCATCTAAAAAAAGCGCTAACAGCTCATTCAAAAACAATTTGCCGTGTTCGGTGATCTGCCAAAAATCCAGTGTTTCCACGATATAATTTTGTTGAATAGCAAAATCAATTTGATTTTTGACCGCACTTTGCGAAAGTCCCGTGTAATACTCAAACTCTTGTTTAGGCACCGCTTCCAATAAACGAAAACGATTCATAAAGAACTCAAAAGCGCGGTCATTTTTTTCCACGTTTTTTTCTTCATAAAGGTATTCACCACGCAAGTAGCCTTTTGGATGCTTCGTTTTAGAAAAACGTAAAATATCGCCATCAGGAAAAGTGAGTTTTCCATGAGCACCGCAACCTATCGCCAAATAGTCCCCGAATCGCCAATAATTCAAATTATGCTGACATTGAAAACCCGGTTTTGCATAAGCAGATGTTTCATATTGTTGATAACCGGCTTCGGTTAAAAGTTGGTGGCCTTGCTCAAAAATATCCCAAAGTTCATCATCATCCGGCAACTTAGGTGGACGATAAGCAAACATGGTATTGGGTTCAATGGTGAGTTGATACCAAGAAAGGTGCGGCGGAGCAAGCTCAATGGCTTGTCGCAAATCATCTAGAGCTTCCTCAAGCATTTGATTTGGCAAGCCGTGCATTAAATCCAAATTGAAACTTTTCAAGCCTGAAACTTTCGCCAAACTGACCGCACTTTTAGCTTCCGCCGCATTATGAATACGCCCTAAACGTTGTAATTTATCATCATTAAAACTTTGAATGCCCATGGAAATACGTGTTACACCAGCATCCACATAACCTTTAAAACGCTCTGCTTCCACGGTGCCAGGATTGGCTTCCATGGTAATTTCTATATTCTCTGAAAAAGGAATGCGACGTTGAATTTCTGCCAATAACAACTTGATACTTTCCGCTGAAAATAAACTCGGCGTGCCCCCACCAATAAAAATTGAATGAAGTGGACGATTTTGAATACTAGCCTGATATTTCTCTAAGTCTGCCTCAAGATCGGCGATCAGATGTTGCACATATTCTTGTTCAGGAATTGCGCCTTTCTGTGCATGCGAATTGAAATCACAATAAGGGCATTTCTGCACACACCAAGGAATATGCACATAAAGGGAAAGAGGGGGAAATTTTTGCATAATTAAAAGTCAAAAGGGCTTGTTTTCACAAG
The sequence above is a segment of the Haemophilus parainfluenzae genome. Coding sequences within it:
- the hybC gene encoding hydrogenase 2 large subunit, producing the protein MSEKKRISIDPITRIEGHLRIDCEIENGVVTNAWSSGTMWRGMENIVKGADPRDAWMIMQRICGVCTTVHAIISVRAVEDAIGAKVPVNAQYIRNMILAAHSIHDHIVHFYQLSAMDWVDITAALKADPEKAADMLKGVSTWSLNSANEFRNVQKKIQALVDSGQLGIFANGYFGHAAMKLPPEVNLIAVAHYLQALECQRDANRVVALLGSKTPHIQNLAIGGVANPINLDSQAVLNQERLMFVKACIDRLTDFINQVYKVDAAVFAAYYPEWLSLGKTSGNYLSVPEYPIDADNSKFMLKGGYIENGDLSTFRAIDQQKDEFVVKGIKESGKHAWYEDDEPLEPWAGLTRPKYTGWQDDGKYSWVKAPTFYGKVVEVGPLAYLMCGLAANDTPTVNHFNELKGIYEKLTGNTLTTDQLHSTLGRIIGRTVHCCAINDILSAQWQMLIDNIAKGDMTAYIKTDIPASGEFRGVGFGEVPRGMLSHWVVIKDGRIENYQAVVPSTWNAGPRNEQDQMGPYELSIIGTPVADPTKPLEVVRTIHSFDPCMSCAVHVVNTESGEVTEVKVL
- a CDS encoding HyaD/HybD family hydrogenase maturation endopeptidase, which codes for MKPLILGVGNILLSDEGVGVRVVQELEKRPEIQPHFDVIDGGTCGMELLDAMANREHLIIVDAVLANKQPGEIVVLHDEQVPTFFSRKISPHQLGICDVLSAMKLTDEFPKHLCLIGIQPESLESGIGLTETIKNVLPKVFETLNQVIKEYGLNLDSPL
- the hybE gene encoding hydrogenase-2 assembly chaperone; translation: MYRHEKTPENSTALLTSVTGFEENPTEIFLAEMQNIVPEMQDLPFYHKGVECFCPKFVLFEDQWIGTVLTPWMMSVVILPGPQQQWEPRELGDKLTVQLPYKALTFTVSSVENVPQYLSCSLHSPLDPNLTNEQAVQLTQDCLRMVLSIPTAQPTFNSDRRNLFKAMIK
- the serA gene encoding phosphoglycerate dehydrogenase encodes the protein MTNKVSLDKSKIKFVLLEGVHQSALDTLHAAGYTNIDFYKKALDGDELKEAIKDAHFIGLRSRTQLTAEMIEAAPKLIAIGCFCIGTNQVDLNAAKMRGIPVFNAPFSNTRSVAELVLGEILLLMRNIPQANADVHRGLWNKSAVGSHEVRGKKLGIVGYGHIGSQLSIIAESLGMEVYFYDIENKLPLGNAKQLHTLEELLGSCDVISLHVPDLPSTRNLMSAERIAQLKQDSILINAARGTVVDIDALAAALEQGKVRGAAVDVFPVEPASINEEFISPLRKFDNVILTPHIGGSTAEAQENIGFEVAGKFVKYSDNGSTLSSVNFPEVSLPEHVSAKRLLHIHENRPGVLNKLNQIFVEANLNIAAQYLQTDPKIGYVVIDVETDDASPLLAKLREIEGTIKARVLY
- the rpiA gene encoding ribose-5-phosphate isomerase RpiA codes for the protein MDQLEMKKLAARAALKYVKPDTIVGVGSGSTVNCFIEALGELKDQIQGAVAASKASEELLRKQGIEVFSANDVSSLDIYVDGADEINPQKMMIKGGGAALTREKIVAALAKKFICIVDSSKQVDVLGSTFPLPVEVIPMARSQVGRKLVSFGGAPEYREGVVTDNGNVILDVHNFAILNPVEMEKELNNIAGVVTNGIFALRGADIVIVGTPDGAKIID
- the hemW gene encoding radical SAM family heme chaperone HemW — its product is MQKFPPLSLYVHIPWCVQKCPYCDFNSHAQKGAIPEQEYVQHLIADLEADLEKYQASIQNRPLHSIFIGGGTPSLFSAESIKLLLAEIQRRIPFSENIEITMEANPGTVEAERFKGYVDAGVTRISMGIQSFNDDKLQRLGRIHNAAEAKSAVSLAKVSGLKSFNLDLMHGLPNQMLEEALDDLRQAIELAPPHLSWYQLTIEPNTMFAYRPPKLPDDDELWDIFEQGHQLLTEAGYQQYETSAYAKPGFQCQHNLNYWRFGDYLAIGCGAHGKLTFPDGDILRFSKTKHPKGYLRGEYLYEEKNVEKNDRAFEFFMNRFRLLEAVPKQEFEYYTGLSQSAVKNQIDFAIQQNYIVETLDFWQITEHGKLFLNELLALFLDE